A genomic region of Lachnoclostridium edouardi contains the following coding sequences:
- a CDS encoding ribulose-phosphate 3-epimerase, with the protein MRIIPSIASAGMLNIESTLKKLGEAGTLHIDIEDGNFIPNITFGMKTVKEISKATKLSLNAHLMVTNPLAYIKPLAECGVKEAAFHLESSPYPLEVIREIKKHGMKAGLAFNFSTPVFHGEPFMEDLDFLLIMTSEPDGENQSFRKSSLKRIYQARQLAGTEKSVWVDGGIGEKELFMVCQAGADTTVMGRAVVQAKQPKERLSYFHMMMSNKQEED; encoded by the coding sequence ATGAGAATTATTCCTTCTATTGCTTCGGCAGGTATGTTAAATATTGAATCAACTTTAAAAAAGCTGGGGGAAGCAGGGACGCTTCACATAGATATTGAGGACGGAAATTTTATTCCCAATATTACATTTGGAATGAAAACCGTAAAAGAAATCAGCAAAGCTACAAAGCTGTCCTTAAATGCACATTTAATGGTAACAAATCCATTGGCATACATAAAACCCTTGGCAGAATGCGGAGTAAAGGAGGCTGCTTTTCATCTGGAAAGCAGCCCTTATCCTTTAGAGGTAATCAGAGAAATAAAAAAACATGGTATGAAAGCAGGTCTTGCCTTTAATTTTTCCACCCCTGTTTTTCATGGAGAACCTTTTATGGAAGATCTGGATTTCCTTTTAATAATGACCTCAGAGCCGGACGGAGAAAATCAAAGCTTTAGAAAAAGCAGTTTAAAAAGGATTTATCAGGCAAGGCAGCTTGCAGGGACAGAAAAATCAGTGTGGGTAGACGGAGGAATTGGAGAAAAGGAGCTTTTTATGGTTTGTCAGGCAGGGGCGGACACTACCGTTATGGGAAGAGCTGTTGTTCAGGCAAAGCAGCCCAAAGAGCGGCTTTCTTACTTTCATATGATGATGAGTAATAAGCAGGAAGAAGACTAA
- a CDS encoding DeoR/GlpR family DNA-binding transcription regulator, with protein MLSAERYEKIKAYMYENKYANINELAVLFNSSVPTIRRCLKQLEKEKVVESVRGGAILVSSDDTTFEQPYQVKRKQHTGEKSRIAAEACRHINSNSSIFLDSSTTVHEMIPFMKEIKELTVCTNDVMIAGTLTSSSGYAVMVVGGMLRSGYYTLTGNFAEETMNQIHVDCTFMSADAVSDTGSFMITNSEELGIKRAIFNNASKRIMLCDHSKFGCTAFVNMWNYEKVDLVITGKELSDDKFKYYTDLGLNIVRV; from the coding sequence ATGTTGTCTGCAGAAAGATATGAAAAAATAAAAGCATATATGTATGAAAACAAATATGCAAATATTAATGAGCTGGCTGTACTATTCAACTCTTCAGTACCCACCATACGCCGCTGCTTAAAACAACTGGAAAAAGAGAAAGTAGTGGAAAGTGTAAGAGGCGGAGCGATTCTTGTTTCCTCTGACGACACTACATTTGAGCAGCCTTATCAGGTAAAGAGAAAACAGCATACAGGAGAGAAGTCCAGGATTGCGGCCGAAGCCTGCCGTCATATTAATTCTAACAGCAGTATTTTTTTAGACTCCAGCACAACAGTCCATGAAATGATACCATTTATGAAAGAGATAAAGGAGCTGACAGTCTGCACAAACGATGTAATGATTGCAGGTACTTTAACCTCCAGTTCCGGATATGCAGTAATGGTAGTGGGCGGTATGCTGCGCAGCGGCTACTATACCCTGACAGGCAACTTTGCAGAGGAGACTATGAACCAAATCCATGTAGACTGCACATTTATGAGCGCAGATGCAGTGTCTGACACAGGAAGCTTTATGATCACCAATTCTGAGGAACTGGGAATTAAAAGAGCAATATTTAATAATGCCAGCAAAAGAATTATGCTGTGCGACCACTCTAAGTTTGGCTGTACTGCATTTGTAAATATGTGGAACTATGAAAAGGTAGATCTTGTTATTACAGGAAAAGAATTAAGTGATGATAAATTTAAATATTATACTGATTTAGGGCTAAACATAGTGCGGGTTTAA
- a CDS encoding transketolase family protein: MIANRVAFSETLAQLAEEREEIFILDADACKSTGTLVCRDKAPSKFIQCGIAEQNMMGIAAGLAYTGKIPFAATFAVFTCMRAVEQVRNAICYANANAKIIGTHAGLETGGDGGTHQAIEDISIMRALPNMTVVVPSTPNNTRQLTKAIADHNGPCYMRLGKEPAEELYQDREEFFIGGSRLLRDGKDVTIIACGSMVWRAVKAGKILEEQGIDARIIDMYSIKPIDKEAIIKAALETKGIVTVEDHNVLGGLGGAVAEVLTENAPAREKRLGLQDVYGRSGTPSELYKMYHLTPEDIAEEVKAFL, translated from the coding sequence ATGATAGCAAACAGAGTTGCTTTTAGTGAAACCTTGGCGCAGCTGGCAGAAGAAAGAGAAGAAATTTTTATTCTGGACGCAGACGCATGTAAATCTACAGGTACCCTGGTATGCCGGGACAAGGCGCCCTCTAAGTTTATTCAATGCGGCATTGCAGAACAGAACATGATGGGAATTGCAGCCGGCCTGGCCTATACGGGAAAGATTCCTTTTGCCGCCACGTTTGCAGTATTTACCTGTATGAGAGCGGTGGAACAGGTGAGAAATGCTATTTGTTATGCCAACGCCAATGCAAAAATTATTGGAACCCATGCAGGGCTGGAAACAGGAGGAGATGGGGGAACCCATCAGGCTATTGAAGATATATCTATTATGAGAGCCCTTCCTAATATGACTGTGGTAGTGCCGTCCACCCCTAATAATACGAGACAGCTGACAAAGGCAATTGCAGATCATAACGGCCCTTGCTATATGCGGCTGGGGAAGGAACCTGCTGAAGAATTATATCAGGACAGGGAGGAATTTTTTATAGGAGGAAGCCGGCTTTTAAGGGACGGAAAAGACGTGACCATTATTGCCTGCGGAAGTATGGTGTGGAGAGCTGTAAAGGCAGGAAAAATCCTGGAAGAGCAGGGTATAGATGCCAGAATTATTGACATGTATTCTATAAAGCCTATTGATAAAGAAGCCATTATAAAAGCAGCCCTGGAAACAAAAGGAATTGTCACAGTGGAGGACCACAACGTTTTAGGAGGCCTGGGAGGAGCTGTGGCTGAAGTGCTGACAGAAAACGCTCCGGCCAGAGAAAAAAGGCTGGGACTTCAGGATGTATACGGCCGTTCCGGGACGCCTTCAGAATTATATAAAATGTATCATTTAACGCCTGAGGATATTGCAGAAGAGGTGAAGGCCTTCTTATGA
- a CDS encoding sugar phosphate isomerase/epimerase family protein, translating to MKLSYQVAAPDVKEGPGVTAYQGDIERSFERLKETGYEGAELMVCNPKSFDWEKIRELSQKYKLEIPMICTGEVFGQDGLTFSDTDNKRRDEAILRAMAAVDLAQFLGAQINVGRLRGGYMFGQDDKECIARSVDGLSQVASYAGEKKVYMALEPVNPIASNFINTTQEGLEMLEIIKKPYCSLMLDSNHMFISDLNMFYSIRQAKGKFTYVHLADSNRLYPGNCKLDFSTFIQTLKETGYDGWVSVEVFQRPDQDTALEKSFEYLNRLIS from the coding sequence ATGAAGTTAAGCTATCAGGTAGCGGCCCCGGATGTGAAGGAAGGGCCGGGCGTTACCGCATATCAGGGAGACATAGAAAGGTCCTTTGAACGGTTAAAGGAAACAGGATATGAAGGCGCTGAGCTGATGGTATGTAATCCTAAAAGCTTTGACTGGGAAAAAATCAGAGAGTTAAGCCAAAAATATAAGCTGGAAATTCCTATGATCTGTACAGGAGAGGTATTTGGGCAGGACGGACTGACATTCAGCGATACAGATAATAAAAGGCGGGACGAGGCTATTTTAAGGGCTATGGCGGCTGTAGATTTAGCTCAGTTTTTAGGAGCTCAGATCAATGTGGGAAGACTGCGGGGCGGGTATATGTTCGGTCAGGATGACAAGGAGTGTATTGCCAGGTCTGTTGATGGTCTTTCTCAGGTAGCGTCTTATGCAGGGGAGAAAAAGGTTTATATGGCTTTGGAACCGGTAAATCCTATTGCCAGCAATTTTATTAATACTACCCAGGAAGGACTGGAAATGCTGGAGATTATTAAAAAGCCTTACTGCAGCTTAATGCTGGACAGCAACCATATGTTTATCAGCGATCTGAATATGTTTTACAGTATCCGGCAGGCAAAGGGGAAATTTACGTATGTACACCTGGCGGACAGCAACAGGCTGTATCCAGGCAATTGTAAACTGGACTTTTCCACCTTTATTCAAACATTAAAAGAAACAGGATACGACGGCTGGGTCAGCGTAGAAGTGTTCCAGAGGCCTGATCAGGATACGGCCTTAGAAAAAAGTTTTGAATATTTAAACAGGCTGATTTCGTAA
- a CDS encoding BtpA/SgcQ family protein yields the protein MEWIKGMFGTKKPIIAMCHLQAMPGDPGYNEEKGMDYVIEMARHDLKALQDGGVDAVMFSNEFSLPYLTQVKTVTTAAMANVIGELKSEIKIPYGVNVLWDPIASIDLAAATGALFIREIMSGVYASDFGLWNTNPGAVARHKAEVNRKDVKLFFNIVPEAAKYLADRDITEIAKTTVFNHHPDALCVSGMTAGAETDSQILCKVKNTVPDTAVFCNTGCRLENIEKQLTYADGAVVGTTFKEDGKFENCVDESRVKEFMDKVKRIR from the coding sequence ATGGAATGGATTAAGGGGATGTTTGGCACTAAAAAACCGATTATTGCTATGTGTCATCTGCAGGCTATGCCGGGAGATCCAGGATACAATGAAGAAAAGGGAATGGATTATGTAATTGAGATGGCAAGGCACGATTTAAAAGCCCTTCAGGACGGAGGCGTTGATGCAGTTATGTTTTCCAATGAGTTCAGCCTTCCCTATTTAACACAAGTAAAAACTGTGACAACAGCGGCAATGGCCAATGTAATCGGAGAATTAAAGTCAGAAATAAAAATACCTTACGGCGTAAATGTACTTTGGGACCCTATTGCCTCTATCGACCTGGCGGCGGCCACAGGGGCATTATTTATCCGGGAGATTATGTCAGGCGTTTACGCCAGCGACTTTGGGCTTTGGAATACTAACCCAGGGGCAGTAGCCAGACACAAGGCAGAGGTAAACAGAAAAGACGTAAAATTATTTTTTAATATTGTTCCTGAAGCGGCAAAATATTTGGCGGACAGAGATATTACTGAAATTGCAAAAACTACAGTATTTAATCACCATCCTGACGCCTTATGTGTGTCGGGAATGACGGCGGGAGCTGAGACGGATTCTCAGATTTTGTGCAAAGTAAAAAATACAGTTCCTGATACAGCTGTTTTCTGCAATACAGGATGCAGACTGGAAAATATTGAAAAGCAGCTTACATACGCAGACGGGGCGGTAGTGGGAACTACTTTTAAGGAAGACGGAAAATTTGAAAACTGTGTAGATGAAAGCAGAGTAAAGGAATTTATGGATAAAGTAAAGAGAATCCGCTGA
- a CDS encoding ABC transporter substrate-binding protein, whose product MKKVIAMMLTAAMAASVVGCGGGTNASSQAESAGTEAVLASAESGGEQAQGEKEEGSLRKNEIVRVGFPAAVASFLWTPFIVSQQMGYFDDEGIDVVFEQSYSSSATRMVASNQAEFSAPGPHLTAAGIESGMDIVSVFQLYPVDIFGFAVMADSGMTSVKDLEGKTIGTMTPTTANQVIPILEAAGVNPESVTMIPISDARAQQLQEKTVDAVWTWDGEWQQWKAEGMDIAYLSGEEVYKSSSNSIIANTNLVKEYPDLINGFNRALAKGLYFCYCNPKAAADIVITSWPTLQVDLASAEEIIDTAVNFMSGGKEVMEGTSIGEHRQEAIELLMGDYVKMGIVKTAIPDDKFYTNEFIEAANDWERSEVEQDAKDYEMVTK is encoded by the coding sequence ATGAAGAAGGTAATTGCTATGATGTTGACAGCAGCTATGGCTGCATCTGTTGTTGGCTGCGGCGGAGGGACAAACGCTTCCAGCCAGGCTGAAAGCGCGGGCACAGAGGCTGTTTTGGCTTCTGCAGAAAGCGGCGGGGAACAGGCCCAGGGCGAAAAGGAAGAAGGAAGTCTGAGAAAGAACGAGATTGTAAGAGTAGGCTTCCCGGCAGCAGTAGCCAGCTTTCTCTGGACGCCGTTTATTGTTTCACAGCAGATGGGATATTTTGACGATGAAGGCATTGACGTAGTATTTGAGCAAAGCTATTCCAGCTCGGCTACCAGAATGGTTGCCTCCAACCAGGCAGAGTTTTCTGCTCCCGGACCTCATTTAACTGCAGCAGGGATTGAGTCGGGAATGGATATTGTTTCTGTATTTCAGCTGTATCCTGTAGATATTTTTGGCTTTGCAGTAATGGCTGACAGCGGCATGACATCTGTAAAAGATCTGGAAGGAAAAACAATAGGGACAATGACTCCAACTACTGCTAACCAGGTAATTCCTATTTTAGAGGCAGCAGGCGTGAATCCAGAGTCTGTAACTATGATACCAATCAGCGACGCCAGAGCGCAGCAGCTGCAGGAAAAAACAGTAGACGCGGTGTGGACATGGGACGGAGAGTGGCAGCAGTGGAAGGCTGAAGGCATGGATATTGCTTATTTAAGCGGAGAGGAAGTATATAAAAGCTCCTCCAACTCTATTATTGCCAACACCAATTTAGTAAAAGAATATCCTGATTTAATCAACGGATTTAACAGAGCGCTGGCAAAGGGATTATATTTCTGCTACTGCAATCCCAAAGCTGCAGCTGATATTGTAATCACCAGCTGGCCTACGCTTCAGGTAGATTTGGCTTCCGCAGAGGAAATTATTGACACAGCAGTAAACTTTATGAGCGGAGGAAAAGAAGTTATGGAAGGCACTTCCATTGGGGAACATCGCCAGGAGGCCATTGAGCTTCTCATGGGAGATTATGTAAAAATGGGAATCGTAAAAACAGCTATTCCTGACGATAAATTCTACACCAATGAGTTTATTGAGGCAGCTAACGATTGGGAGCGCAGTGAAGTAGAGCAGGATGCAAAAGATTATGAAATGGTAACAAAGTAG
- a CDS encoding M42 family metallopeptidase has translation MKLRDVVKEFMLLPAASGYEKKMAYAMKSHLEACADQVEIDRAGNVIGKFAGTDSLAPRIMIFAHMDQLGFIVRKIEKDGFIQVDRMGGIPEKVLPALKLSIAGIDGEYTTGVIGVKSHHQATAEEKYKVDLVTSLLIDIGASSADQVKAAGIRVGCPAIYQPNFTELMNHHVCGTAVDNRCGCAALVSIGEQLKGIKHKSDIYLVGTVWEEFNIRGAVFAARKVKPDLAICMDVTMSGDTSDLSGKYDIGLGRGAAVGMYNFHGRGTLNGCIGHQGLYRLALKCAEQNQIPLQEFATLGMLTDAAYVQMEGNYIGCIDMGFPARYTHTPSECADLSDVQHLADLVTIMASEIDAAFPVGRF, from the coding sequence TTGAAATTACGTGATGTGGTAAAAGAATTTATGCTGCTTCCTGCAGCGTCCGGATATGAGAAAAAAATGGCATATGCAATGAAATCTCATTTAGAGGCCTGTGCTGATCAGGTAGAAATAGACAGGGCAGGTAATGTAATCGGAAAATTTGCAGGCACAGACAGTCTGGCCCCCCGGATTATGATATTTGCCCATATGGATCAGCTGGGGTTTATAGTGCGGAAAATAGAGAAGGACGGCTTTATTCAAGTAGACAGAATGGGAGGAATCCCGGAAAAAGTGCTTCCTGCCCTAAAGCTTTCAATCGCAGGAATTGACGGGGAATATACAACAGGAGTGATCGGCGTTAAATCTCATCATCAGGCTACGGCAGAAGAAAAATATAAGGTGGATTTAGTTACCAGTCTGCTTATTGATATTGGAGCATCCTCTGCAGATCAGGTAAAGGCGGCGGGAATCAGAGTAGGCTGTCCTGCAATATACCAGCCGAATTTTACGGAACTAATGAATCATCATGTGTGCGGCACTGCAGTGGACAACAGATGCGGCTGCGCCGCCCTGGTGTCAATAGGAGAACAGCTAAAAGGAATAAAGCATAAGTCAGATATTTATTTAGTGGGTACTGTATGGGAAGAGTTTAATATAAGAGGCGCTGTATTTGCGGCAAGGAAGGTGAAACCAGATTTAGCCATTTGTATGGACGTAACAATGAGCGGAGACACGTCTGACCTTTCCGGAAAGTATGATATCGGCCTGGGGAGGGGAGCAGCAGTAGGAATGTATAATTTCCATGGAAGAGGAACATTAAACGGGTGTATTGGACATCAGGGATTATACAGGCTTGCCTTAAAATGTGCAGAACAAAATCAGATTCCTCTCCAGGAATTTGCCACATTAGGTATGCTGACAGATGCCGCTTATGTTCAGATGGAAGGAAATTATATTGGATGTATAGATATGGGATTTCCGGCCCGGTATACGCATACTCCCTCAGAGTGCGCCGACCTTTCTGACGTACAGCATTTAGCTGATCTTGTAACAATTATGGCTTCTGAAATTGATGCAGCCTTTCCTGTAGGACGGTTTTAA
- a CDS encoding transketolase: MYSTEEMKKIAATARYDTLKAIYTVGSGHPGGCLSAVDIFTVLYFHTMNLDPENPSWEDRDRFLLSKGHGAPALYAVMAQRGYFDIKHLLKIRLGDGMLQATPNLKVPGGESVSGSLGQNMSIAIGVALAGKADKKNYKTYVMVGDGELEEGQNWEAAMLAPAMKLGNLVAILDYNRVQMCGTVDEIVPLGNVADKFKSFGWNVVETDGHDIEALVNTFDSIPNQPEGTPTMVIAHTVKGKGISFMEGKAAWHGGAPSKEQWEQIEKELEGGTL; the protein is encoded by the coding sequence TTGTACTCAACTGAAGAAATGAAAAAAATTGCAGCCACTGCCAGATATGACACTTTAAAAGCAATTTATACTGTAGGCTCCGGCCATCCGGGAGGCTGTCTGTCAGCAGTGGATATATTTACAGTGTTATATTTTCATACTATGAATCTTGATCCGGAAAATCCGTCCTGGGAGGACAGAGACAGATTTCTTCTAAGTAAAGGCCATGGAGCCCCGGCTCTCTATGCAGTTATGGCTCAAAGGGGATATTTTGACATTAAGCATTTGCTGAAAATCAGACTGGGAGACGGAATGCTTCAGGCCACGCCTAATTTAAAGGTACCGGGAGGGGAAAGTGTATCAGGGTCCTTAGGACAAAATATGTCTATTGCCATTGGAGTTGCACTGGCGGGAAAGGCAGATAAGAAAAATTATAAAACATATGTAATGGTAGGGGACGGAGAGCTGGAGGAAGGCCAGAACTGGGAGGCGGCTATGCTGGCGCCTGCTATGAAGCTGGGAAATCTGGTGGCCATACTGGACTATAACCGTGTACAGATGTGCGGCACAGTAGATGAGATTGTGCCTTTAGGAAATGTAGCAGATAAGTTTAAGTCCTTTGGATGGAATGTAGTGGAAACAGACGGCCATGATATAGAAGCTTTGGTAAACACCTTTGACTCTATTCCCAATCAGCCTGAGGGAACTCCTACAATGGTTATTGCTCACACAGTAAAGGGCAAAGGTATTTCCTTTATGGAGGGAAAAGCTGCCTGGCATGGGGGAGCGCCTTCCAAAGAACAGTGGGAGCAGATTGAAAAAGAATTGGAAGGAGGAACCTTATGA
- a CDS encoding ABC transporter permease: MPGESKVKNMIYSLSPAAVFVLLFLGMEWGIKFFEVPSWLIATPSATIKAMAANWGEIFPNLLVTLREIMIGYAAGVSVGIILALIFTSNAFMDKAVSPYVIFLIVTPQMIIVPLLMLWMGFDIKVKVVAVALSSFPINMMSTMTGIRSVAPERYELMKSLRATKLQTFFKVLIPSALPNVFTGMRLATIFATTSAVGAELIGGNTGVGPQISYYTEFMMVEIAFAYVYIMIAIGVCFYTLINLMEMYVVKRRK, translated from the coding sequence ATGCCTGGCGAGTCAAAAGTAAAGAATATGATATATTCCCTGTCTCCGGCTGCGGTGTTTGTCCTGCTGTTTTTAGGAATGGAGTGGGGAATCAAGTTTTTTGAAGTACCTTCCTGGCTGATTGCTACCCCGTCGGCAACTATAAAAGCAATGGCGGCCAACTGGGGAGAAATATTTCCCAATTTGCTGGTGACTTTAAGAGAAATTATGATCGGATACGCAGCAGGCGTCAGCGTGGGAATTATTCTGGCCCTGATTTTTACCAGCAATGCTTTTATGGATAAGGCGGTAAGTCCCTATGTAATTTTTCTGATTGTCACTCCTCAAATGATTATTGTTCCTTTACTTATGCTCTGGATGGGATTTGACATAAAAGTAAAGGTTGTGGCAGTAGCTCTCAGCAGCTTTCCAATTAATATGATGAGCACCATGACGGGAATCAGAAGCGTGGCGCCGGAACGGTATGAGCTTATGAAATCTTTAAGGGCAACGAAACTGCAGACATTTTTTAAGGTGCTGATTCCCTCTGCTCTTCCCAACGTCTTTACAGGAATGAGACTGGCCACTATTTTTGCAACTACCTCAGCCGTAGGGGCAGAGCTTATTGGAGGAAATACAGGAGTAGGCCCTCAGATTTCTTATTACACAGAGTTTATGATGGTGGAAATTGCATTTGCCTATGTTTACATAATGATTGCTATAGGGGTGTGTTTTTACACTTTAATTAATTTAATGGAAATGTACGTGGTGAAAAGGAGAAAGTAA
- a CDS encoding ABC transporter ATP-binding protein, whose amino-acid sequence MEEKKQKIVLEHVSKVFKTKRQTIEALRDINISIPEREIVSIVGPSGCGKSTIIRILDDIIKPSSGDIYVDGYHYGREVPKEVIRKMGFIFQRPNMLPWLTVRENIAFPQKILGLKGKEWDEAVDQLLEIGRLTQYADEKPGALSGGTLQRAGVLRSMSFRPEILLMDEPFGALDEILREQLDLETLGLWEKLGQTIIFITHNVREAVLMSHKVYVMATRPGRIVAQVPIDIPFPRTLDVIMDSRFIEYEEKITGMIGDIDLSKIV is encoded by the coding sequence TTGGAAGAAAAAAAGCAGAAAATAGTTCTGGAGCATGTTTCAAAAGTATTTAAAACAAAAAGACAGACAATAGAGGCCCTGCGGGACATTAATATATCTATTCCGGAAAGAGAAATTGTTTCTATTGTAGGGCCGTCCGGCTGCGGAAAGTCTACTATTATCAGAATTTTAGACGATATTATTAAGCCCAGCAGCGGAGACATTTATGTAGACGGGTATCATTACGGCAGGGAAGTGCCAAAAGAGGTTATCAGAAAAATGGGGTTTATTTTTCAAAGACCTAATATGCTGCCGTGGCTGACAGTAAGAGAGAACATTGCGTTTCCTCAGAAAATTCTGGGATTAAAAGGAAAAGAGTGGGACGAGGCAGTAGACCAGCTTTTAGAAATAGGACGTTTAACCCAATATGCAGACGAGAAGCCGGGAGCTCTTTCGGGGGGAACCTTACAAAGAGCCGGAGTGTTAAGAAGCATGTCTTTCAGGCCGGAAATTCTTCTTATGGACGAGCCATTTGGAGCATTAGACGAAATTTTACGAGAACAGCTGGATTTAGAGACCTTAGGTCTTTGGGAGAAACTGGGGCAGACCATTATATTTATTACTCACAATGTGCGGGAAGCGGTGCTGATGTCCCACAAGGTATATGTAATGGCCACCAGGCCGGGACGGATAGTAGCCCAGGTGCCTATTGATATTCCGTTTCCCAGAACCCTGGACGTCATCATGGACAGCCGTTTTATTGAGTATGAGGAAAAGATTACTGGAATGATAGGAGACATTGACCTGTCTAAGATTGTATAA
- a CDS encoding ABC transporter permease — protein MKNSENRQKAIMAAWDNMWPPLLTLGIALIVWESSVHIFQISPLVIPAPTSIFAELIKYFRVELLDDWLATTGIIGMGYLTGVPTGILIASLLSQSKLATKAFTPLIILLVTLPTMVVIPIFMVWAGYEVKYRAILVFFQVAAILALNTLSGFQNIDKSKLDLAAGYGASKWQTFIKVIFPNALPEVFQGLRLGCSFSILNVIGTEFIAGKIGMGFSVQYFSGLLKMPIAWGCILVVGLTGRTMFMIVQILEKRIVTWKR, from the coding sequence ATGAAAAATTCTGAAAACAGACAAAAAGCAATTATGGCAGCGTGGGACAACATGTGGCCTCCTCTTTTAACCTTAGGAATCGCCTTAATTGTGTGGGAGTCATCGGTACATATTTTTCAAATTTCCCCTTTAGTAATTCCTGCGCCTACCAGTATCTTTGCAGAGCTTATAAAGTATTTTAGGGTGGAGCTGTTAGATGACTGGCTGGCCACAACAGGAATAATTGGAATGGGATATTTAACAGGAGTGCCTACGGGAATTTTAATTGCTTCTCTTTTATCTCAATCTAAATTAGCCACAAAAGCCTTTACCCCTTTGATTATTTTGCTGGTAACGCTGCCTACCATGGTAGTAATACCTATTTTCATGGTATGGGCGGGATATGAAGTAAAGTACAGGGCTATTTTAGTATTCTTCCAGGTAGCTGCAATCTTAGCTTTAAACACACTTTCAGGATTTCAGAACATAGATAAAAGTAAGCTGGATTTGGCGGCAGGATACGGGGCTTCTAAATGGCAGACATTTATAAAAGTAATTTTTCCCAACGCCCTTCCAGAGGTATTTCAGGGGTTAAGGCTGGGATGTTCATTTTCAATTTTAAATGTAATTGGAACAGAATTTATTGCAGGAAAAATCGGTATGGGATTTAGCGTGCAGTACTTCAGCGGACTTTTAAAAATGCCCATAGCCTGGGGATGTATTTTAGTTGTAGGACTGACAGGAAGAACAATGTTTATGATTGTACAGATTCTGGAGAAACGGATTGTAACCTGGAAACGGTAA
- a CDS encoding ABC transporter ATP-binding protein: MNNSVVSVKQIGKTFYGKKSKEKKIIQNVSLEVGKREIIGIMGPSGCGKTTLAKIIAGIETPTDGELEIFGQDCRKRFPKDIKKKIGFVYQDNNLLPWRTVENNLRFPLEVFGMKNEEENKKRIEEALEIVGLSAYRTCLPQELSGGMMQRVNIARAMVFNPELLIMDQPFGALDAITRKKLRFDFLRIFEQSQKSIVIVTNSIDEALLFSNRIYVMSGGPGTIENVVTVDVPFEERTTEVATNERFTALRKQMIKIVKQQYGEEV; encoded by the coding sequence TTGAATAATAGTGTAGTTTCTGTAAAACAAATAGGAAAAACATTTTATGGAAAGAAGTCAAAAGAGAAAAAAATTATTCAAAATGTATCTTTAGAAGTGGGTAAAAGGGAAATTATAGGAATTATGGGGCCCAGCGGCTGCGGAAAAACTACACTGGCGAAAATTATTGCAGGAATCGAGACGCCTACAGACGGGGAACTGGAAATCTTTGGACAGGACTGCAGGAAGCGCTTTCCAAAAGATATTAAAAAGAAAATAGGCTTTGTTTATCAGGACAATAATCTTTTGCCTTGGCGCACAGTAGAAAATAATTTAAGGTTTCCTTTGGAAGTGTTCGGCATGAAAAATGAGGAGGAGAACAAAAAAAGAATTGAGGAGGCCCTGGAGATTGTAGGCTTGTCCGCCTACAGAACATGTCTGCCTCAGGAGCTTTCAGGGGGAATGATGCAAAGGGTGAATATTGCAAGAGCTATGGTATTTAACCCGGAGCTGCTGATTATGGATCAGCCATTCGGCGCATTAGACGCCATAACAAGAAAAAAGCTGAGATTTGATTTTCTAAGAATATTTGAACAGTCTCAAAAAAGTATTGTGATCGTGACAAACAGCATTGACGAAGCGTTATTATTTTCCAACAGAATTTATGTAATGAGCGGCGGGCCGGGGACAATTGAAAATGTTGTCACTGTAGACGTACCTTTTGAGGAGAGAACTACAGAGGTGGCCACAAATGAAAGGTTTACAGCTTTAAGAAAACAAATGATCAAAATTGTAAAGCAGCAGTATGGGGAAGAAGTATAA